The segment agggctctctctctctctttctctcacacacacacacacacacacacacacacacacacacacacacacacacacacacacacacacacacacacacacacacacagacacacacacacacacacacacacacagacacacacacacacaaatgcatgtctctctatagttgtgaggacactcattgacataatgcattccttttcccctaaccctaaccatccaaactaaatgccctTGACCTTACCCtgaccctaacctaaacctaattctaaccctaaccctaaaaccaagtcttaaacctcaaacagcccattgaaaagtGTggactggtcaaaatgtcctcactttccaaaaatgtccttaCGCTGTAGGGTCTATACTTAAAATGATTCTCACAAAGGTATAAGTacgggacacacacacacacacacacacacacacacacacagctcccccATTCTTCTTAAGTTCCCCCATTATCATCAGCAGTTACTTACATTTTTAGtcagcacattttttttatatataaatatatatatatatatatatatatatacatataatctCAGGATCCTGTAACAGTTCTCTCAGTCTATATAAAACtatgtaattgtgtttttcttttaaactttcACACCAGTTTTATGATCTTAAGTTTTGTTGCTTATTACCCCAACCAAGGAGGTCaagtttctctgtgtctgtctgtctggctctTTGTTCCTTTGTTTATTAGTAGGttaatgcaaaaactacaacGTTTCCAATTTCCATCTAACTTAGTGGAGGGCCTGAGAAGATCCCAGTACACATTGGTGTGgctgcataataataataataataataataataataataataataataataataataataataataataataatattaagttCCTCCATTTTATTACAGCAATGCATGTGGTGATTGTGTggagtaaaataatataaaagttattcaaagtttgtttttgctgcatcATTCCATCAGATGGAAATATTCAAAGTTTCTAGTGTACAATTCTTTATCCAATAGTCCAACATTCAGTCATCTTTGACAACGACCTGGTCTCCAGTTGAAGTtgaaataaagttataaataatTTGAGTTTGATCAGAGTTTGGCTGAGTCGACTGATTGGATCATCAGTGGCTCAGTTAGGTTCAGGATGTTATGTCTTGTTGCTGTAtgtgttttggtgtgtttgatattttaaatgtagTGTTATACAATGTTACTGaattcaaatatcaaacattttaatatttaaatatcagcaGACATATCGTAGATAACACCACCTGCCAGCTCCAACAGAGAGTGGAGGAAAGGTGAATCGCCTGAGGCCTatactgccctctagtggtaactttgaaaacattatttacatcTAATTTCCAATAGATTATtatgatcagaatcagaatctgaaatactttattgatcccagggggaaattgtgtttgttacaatagCTCTATGCAAGAGTAGAAATATAACCtttgaaagatttaaaagaatatatgaaattaaagaaaaagaaaaagaaaagaaaatatgaaatatatacaatatgtgcGTTCTGTACATTGAGTATTTAGTGCAGGCATGGATATGTGCGGATATTGCTGGCATTGTAATGAGTCCATTCTGTTGACTCAGAGTGTCTGATACTCAGAGGGAGGAGTTGTATAGTTGGATTACTTCCTGTGGCGCTCTGTGGTGCATTTtggtattatttattattatattaaattaggATGACATTTTTGATCCAAACCTACTAATGTGCAGTGACATACAAACATAATCAAGAAAAAAGTACCAattataaatacagaaataaaaagtacaaatattacACGTATACAATTATAATATAAACTAATATAGTTTTAGCCCACAAGTcttaaatcaatttaatttgcTTTTCCAGATTTGAATATGGAATCATCTTTTATGTCCAGTCAGTGAATCGTGTCTGTGTTTTAGTGGTGAGGGGGACAGAGTCCAGAGGTCAGACTTATCATGTGATGCCTTCACTTTGGGTGTTTTGAGAAACATGGGCTATCACAGACAgggctttctttctttctttctttctttctttctttctttctttcttagtTATACTCGTTTCTTTACGCAACAATTAAAGTTGATGAttataaaacataattcaaaaataatactTGTTTTTTAGATTTTCCTTTAAGGAAAGGAAataggtggtggtggtggattTATGACCTCTCTAGTTTTTAACATTGGCCCTCATTAAACACTACTTGGACTCACAGCCTATGCTCACAGCGCACGTCAAACAATCGAAAGTGAAAATCCCGAGCAGCACTTGAAGGACTCGCCAGCAGCTGGAGCTCCGGTGGAAACGAACGTGAACATGAGCGAAGGGAAAGCGGGTGTAACTGTGAAAGTGGTCCTCATAGGAAACTCTGGGTAAAGACTCTCAGCTTGTGTCTCAACATATCACGTCATGAGATGAAATGTTTGCTTTATCGCTTCATCGACAGTAACTTTCAGTTTCTGAGACTGTAAAGATTTATGCTGCCAGGAGGTTTAATCCACATGGATCATCTATGGGGACGGTTTATAATCTGTGCTTAAACGTgtggagcaggaagaagaagagtttctGTTGGAGGAGATAGATTTGAGTGTGCTGCACCTttacctgctgtgtgtgtgtgtgtgtgtgtgtgtgtgggtgtgtgtgtgtgggtgtgtgggtgtggtccaggtactcatgttgtggggacctaaattTGAAATCAAATCCCAATAACATAAATCATAAATTTTTAAgttgaagacatgttttaaagttaGGTTAAGATCAAGGTTAGTAGTTACCATTTGGTTAAATTTAGCCTACGTTTCCTGGAAAGCAAGCCTATGTAATGTCATGGAAacttgactgtgtgtgtgtgtgtgtgtgtgtgtgtgtgtgtgtgtgtgtgtgtgtgtgtgtgtttactcaggGTGGGTAAATCCTCCTTCACGAACAGATATGTGAATCACCGCTTCACCAACATGTACCGGGCCACAATAGGAACTGACTTCCTCTCTAAGACGGTGAACATAGATGGAGCCACAGTCACTCTGCAGGTAACTCTACTGTCTGACCTCATGTTCAGGAGCAGgacactgatgcatgttcatTTCTCTGTATCATGTGGAGAGTCTCAGCTTTGACATCCTCCATTGCTACTAAAAGCCACCATGGtccatccctctcctcccctctctgttGAACCGAGGCAGCCACAGACTCGTCCAGCCACATGCCTCAAAGTGCTTGCGGGGCTCCTTTGTGCCATCGGCCATCAGACTGCACAACGCCACAGCACCCACAGTCTCAAATCCATTATCCAAGAAAGACTGCTGCACATATTGTATATCGTGTATTACAAGGAATTTGGACAAATTGTCCGATGACACAACCTTTATCCTCATCTTATGTAGCACACTAGAAAAACTGCCTTGTAtatagtatttctatttttattatttattattattattattatttttaaattattatttatgtagTATGTTATTCATACTACATTTTCCCACTGCGCTGTTTCTCCATTGTGCTGCTTTGTCAATTGTGAATTTCCTCTACAGAGGATTAATAAAGGtacatctcatctcatctcatcttattcctctccctctccctgtatCAGCTGTGGGACACAGCCGGAACAGAGAGGTTCCAGTCTCTGGGTACACCTCTGTACAGAGGAGCTCACTGCTGCATGCTGGTCTTCGATGTCACGTCCAAAGCCAGTTTCTCTGCCCTGGAGCTTTGGAGGAAGGAGTTCCTGTTCCAGGCCGAGCCCCAGGACCCAGCTGACTTCCCTTTTATTGTTATGGGCAACAAGAGTGACCTGGGTGACCGGGAGGTCAGTCACATCAGTTGATAAGTAACACTCCgtcaaggaggttgtgttttcataccTGTCCAttcatttgtatgtttgtcagaaaccacctttaaaagcaacaataaaacttggtggaaggatgtagatcagggaagaacccattacattttgatgtggatccggatcagggggcaatgcaggattattcttttttttttcattttcgtttttcaacattttcattattttctagagaataattcatggttcttgatgaaaaaaatctggtacatttagggaactgacactatgaatgtgtgaagtgtgtataattaaaggggactgtttggGCGTTGGTGAAGGTTTGTGCTCTATTGAGAACAATTCAACCACCACTTGACACACAAGTTTAATGCATTTCAGGAAAAAGCCGATCAAACACCCTTCAGTTCATGTGTTTCTTCAATGATATCCAGAATGACgagaatattatatattataaatatataaaaatataaaaactaaaatggaaCTCATTAGAgtgtatacctccaccaaggccaaacaatccttGGTATGATCGTCTAGTTCTAACTGCAgaaatataaaaggaaaaaagaaatggtgATCTGACTTATGCTCTgtggatgaataaaaacacgACAGGATATTGTGTGATAGCTggagattgattttttttattaaaggatCAACCTACAACTATCAGCAACTATTTCTAATAATTGATGAATAACATATCATTTTTTAGAGCAATAAATTGTAAACTTTCTGCGGttgcagaggatttgatgcatTTCTGTGTCATATCGTTGTAAACTGGTCAAGTTGAACAAGacaactgatttatttatttaacatatttaaaaacatgcttTAAAAAGCTTTAGGGTGCACAGAGTGGAAGTCTTTACTTTCCAGAGTAGAGCTCACTGacgtgttgtttttgtctttattgtagAAACTGATTTGTGACGTCAGATTCTGTTGTAATCATATTTCTCATGGTGTGCCCTCTGCGGTCCTGTCAGTTCTCAGTAttgtctcctcctgcaggtgtcTTGCAGGATGGCTAAGCAGTGGTGTGAGGAAATCGGAGCAAACTACTTTGAAGGGAGCGCCAAAGAAGATGTGGGCGTAGAGAAGCCGTTTTTGAGAGCGGCTCAGATCGGACTACAACAGGTGatttactttcatttatttttttctgttctgtatTTGAGAAGAAAGACATCAAACCTCTCTctgtttaacatgtttattttttgatgATAAAAGATACATTACTCCCTACagtacaaaaaacacacattggaAAATACAGGACATTTCCAGATAACCTGCAAACAGCCGACAGAAACTCGCAACACCTGTGAGTGCTGAGAGCAGCACTCGTCCCCGCGTGGGAGGGAAAGTTCAGAGAGACCTCGGCACTGCTGATGATGACCTATCTAACGAGGGTGCAAAAATAGTGACCCAGCAAAGGTACTGTGGAAGGAAAGGACACAATTGTATACCACATGGAGAGAGGAACAaactcattaaatgttttttctttttttgagaaCCTTCAGCTTATGGTCTAACTTAAGGCATCACTACTAAAATACACTGCTTTTGCATGCATGTCTAGTTTTGTtcaacagacacactgacacgCACAAAATCATGAATGCATATGAAGAGAAAGGTTTTGTCTCTAGAAAGAAAAATCAGGGAGAAAACCACAAACGGAAGCCGAGGCGCGAGCCGGAGAAAAGGCGGCAAGCGGAAAACCTCGGCTCTGATCGTCCTCTCTGGCCGTTACCATCAACATCTGAATTCACCCTTTAAAAAGTAGATTTACACTCATGTCCGCTCAGAAACCTCCTCCCTGTACAAGTTTGTACTGTAATGAACCGAGCAGTGATTCAGACTCCTACAGTGAATCAGCTTGACAGAAGCAAATTAGAACAATCAGGGagactatatatatttatatatatatatatatttgtttcttttataaGTAAAGACACAAAAGGCAATCAAGAGATGACCAACatgtaaaaacagtttgttACAGGTAATTATATAAAAGgccaagatgtttttttttctttgttttattcttgCTCTATGAACGAACTAATTTACAAGTGAGTACACTCCGGCTGTGTAAGCTTTCTTCCCAAGACATCCCCATTCAAAGACATACGGGTTTACACGTCAGTTAGCTTGCACACCATCTGTAGTCTGAAATACAGAGCCgtggaaggaaaaaaattaaaatttaTTAAATGGATTCACATACATCAATAGGATAGGGAAAATAGGTCTACTAATATAATTTGCCATTCTAAAAATTAAAGAAGAGGTGAGACACCACATTCATGAGCATAAAAAGCGTAGGACAACTGATTTGGGGTATTTAGGGGGAAAGGTATGAAAACATCTGGTGTTATTCTGTCCACCTACCTACCCCCCTGTGGAAATTCCATGTTTGgcaaacagagcaacacaagCATTGAGTAgtaaacaaaagtaaaaactcTCCTCTCCCTGGGTCCACTTCAAAGTTCCCTTCAGTCCTGTAACCTCTCCGGTTCTACTTGGAACAAATACAAAAGTCTTTCTCTCTTTCGCCTCAATCTGTTAACAACAGGACATACGACCAACtgaatgaagatgtttttttctttaaaaatatagTGGCAACCTCAACACAGCCACCAATCttcccacaaacacaaactatgGGGATGaacaacagttaaaaaaagtgatgcttttaaaaatgcacacaacatacacatacacacaggagaaaaaaagcttaaaaaatacaaaaataaactacacaAAAGATCTGCGTCATTGCTTGCTAATTTTTTGGGAAGATTTttgcaagttttttttctgtgtgtgctgcaaGTCTCCATTCTAGCAAAGTCTGTCATGTCGTTCATTCTCCACAAATCTCTTcctttgttgttcttttctttgtccACTTCAAAGTGTCGGCCACCAGTCCTCATATCGGGGGAAAAAAGCGCACAGTGATGACAATACCAGGAGACTGGAGTCCAGTACGATGACTATACAGACTTGGCTCTTGATGATGCAAATTTGTTTTGAgcaaaaaagaaaggaaaaaatgaTGTCCTCTGTCATCGAGGACAAGTGCTTTATTTGTTTCCATACCGATTTTTCCTCTCATCTAATCTAATGCCTCCAAAGCCTTTTTTCCAACACTGTACACCATTTCATGTAGTCTCTCTCTACATCCCCCCAGGAttcacaaaacaaagacaaaaaaaaaaaaaggtaacatTGCGCTCAGGCTGACTCCCAGTTTGTGAAAGATGTAAATGCTTCTCTATACTGCTCAACTACTGAAACAAGCCAAAAATAGATGTTAAAGGATGGAAGAGGATGTGGctgaaaaaaagataatgtgCTTCTAAGTTTTTGTTGCTCTAAAAATAGTACGACCAACAGAACGAGGAGGAAGGAGGGTTTTTATCTACAGAAAACATCTCAGATTGACTTTCATCTCGGCTTCATACGGTTGTTCTGCCTCCACTGCTGTCTTGATCTGAGACTTGAGGGTGGAAGATGAGAttaggatgaggaggatgaggaggtggaggaagggtGAAGGTCAGTCTTCCTGATAAAAGGACAGCGagtggaaaaaggacaaaagactGGGAGGGGTCTCTGGGCAACCTCACTGGTCCGTCCTTGCTTTCTTTGGACCAGTAGCCTTACTGTGAAGCACACATAAATCCAGAGTAAGCattgcatgtttttctttcatcagtGTCATGTCAAGGTGGAGCCTGTATGCACAGTATGAAATGTCAACACTGTACTTACGTATCAGGAGAGGTGCCTGGTCTTTTGGGGGCCGGTTTTGCTGAGGCAGCATCTTTGCCAGATTCTACGAAGCACCACATTTGTTAAAAATCTGTTCCtttgttaaatattaacattCAAGTGTTAGCTTTTGATATGCCGTGCTCACCTTGCAGCCATCGAACTTGCGTGGCAGGACCATAGCCCTTCTCGTTGCGGGCGGCGATGCGGAAGATGATGGCAGGCTTGGTGGTGTAGTCGATGTGGGCGTTGGAGAGGCTGGACGACTGCACCAAGCACGACGGGTTGGGTCCACAGTACACCCGCATGAAGGCTAGCTGGGCTGGGGTGGAGGCCTTGGCTTCAGCTGTCTGGTTGCTCTGGATGGCAAGATACACGGAGTATTCGATGATCTTCCCTGATGTCACAGAGGGTGGCTCCCAGGTCAGGTGGGCACCATCTGGGCTCTGAGGAGGAAAAGTCAATAGATACTAATCAGTCCCTGAAAGCATGGCTTGTGAGATTATCCAGTGTTATAGTAGAATTcccaacaaaaacaagacaacgGGGGGAAATGGTTCACTGGAGTGTTACCTTGCTGATTTTGATGGCGCAAGGGGCACCTGGGAAGCCTGGTAAGCAAGTCTTGAAAGCTGAAATCTCTGAGAACGCTCCGCGACCGCAAGCGTTGATTCCAGCAACACGGAACTTATAAGCTGTTCCAGGCTGCAACTCCATTTTCTTCATCTGGCTGTAGTCTGGCATGACACCAGAGTCATCCTTGCAAACAGAAAAATAGGATATGAGAGATGCACTGAGAAACTTTACATGCAGTTATCTGACCATGAAGGAAGCCTCCTGTGACACTTACATCTCCATGAGAATCATCTGCTGGCACATAGAAGTGGGTGACAACCATATTTGTCACTTTTACGATTCCAACATCAAACCACTGATTCTCTTTCTTTACAACTGGTTTCACTGGGGTTGGCTGAGGAGCTTGCTTCTGtatagaacaaaaaaagaaaatgctcattcatttaaaaaaaaaaagaaaagaaaaatgtctgtgtgGACCAAGTTCAGTAATTGTACAAGGACTCACCTCTCCCTCTATGCCATTGGCGACTTCTGCtagagcagctgctgcttgcAGCTTGGCTGGACTTGCCACCGACACAGAGGGTGCAAAGGTGCTTGATGGAGCAAGTGCTGTAGAGAGAAAAGGCATAATACAAAA is part of the Hippoglossus hippoglossus isolate fHipHip1 chromosome 5, fHipHip1.pri, whole genome shotgun sequence genome and harbors:
- the si:dkey-13a21.4 gene encoding ras-related protein rab7 isoform X1; the encoded protein is MSEGKAGVTVKVVLIGNSGVGKSSFTNRYVNHRFTNMYRATIGTDFLSKTVNIDGATVTLQLWDTAGTERFQSLGTPLYRGAHCCMLVFDVTSKASFSALELWRKEFLFQAEPQDPADFPFIVMGNKSDLGDREVSCRMAKQWCEEIGANYFEGSAKEDVGVEKPFLRAAQIGLQQYKKHTLENTGHFQITCKQPTETRNTCEC
- the si:dkey-13a21.4 gene encoding ras-related protein rab7 isoform X2, producing the protein MYRATIGTDFLSKTVNIDGATVTLQLWDTAGTERFQSLGTPLYRGAHCCMLVFDVTSKASFSALELWRKEFLFQAEPQDPADFPFIVMGNKSDLGDREVSCRMAKQWCEEIGANYFEGSAKEDVGVEKPFLRAAQIGLQQYKKHTLENTGHFQITCKQPTETRNTCEC